In Saccharomyces paradoxus chromosome XVI, complete sequence, the genomic stretch GCAAAAGCATTATGGGACAAATCGCTGCGGCATTTGCATTATTACCTTATATTTAAATAATTAACTTAAATTCTCTCACAGTCcataaaatttcataaGCTCAACCATATCTTTAACCTTATTGTCATTTCTTAACGTTTTCATCCGTGAACTTCCTTCCATCTCATATATCCAATACTGATAGTTCTCTTCATTATACATTTCAACAAGCTCGTGTTCCCGTATAAGCTGTTCAGAATCATCACTATCACAAACATCAAATGGTTCGTCTTGGGCCAAATTATTGTCGTGACATCTTAAGGTGGAAAATTGCTTCGTAACGCACCAGGTCAAGAACGTATAAAACCTACTCATCAACAAGTCGTTGTATCCGCCTCCTCCAAGCAGGAATATGTGCGCTCGTGGATGTCTTTTCATGATATTTATGATAGTCCGAGAAAGCCCTCTTATTGTTAGCTGCCATTCATTGAATCTATCACCTAGAAGCCCATCACCACCACATTCAATTATCAAAGCTTCAGGATCGTGCCTTTCTATCAGAGGATTGACGATTTTGGATGCAATCAAGTCCAGGTAATCGTCATCACAACCATGCTTTAAGGGGATATTAACCACGTTCTTACCCTTTCGTGAATCATCTAAAGAACCGGTTCCAGGAAAAAATCCAGGCTCGTAAAGATGTACCGAAATTGTCTGTATTTGTTTAGAGTATTGGAAAGCCTTTTCCACACCATCACCATGATGTAAGTCGAAGTCAACATAAGTGATTTTATTTAACTTCATTTTGCGCAATCGCTGAATTAACAATACGACATCGTTTATGTAACAGAATCCGCTTGCCCTCTGTTTGAAAGCATGGTGCCTTCCACCATCCCAATTTATACCGATAAGACGGTGTGAGGGTGATAAATGGTCCAACAAGTTTAAAGTGGCCCCAGCAATAACTTGACAGTGCATAGGAAGGTACGAAAAAACTGGGCAATCCCCCTCTAAATTATactcttttgtttcagAATCTACGACGTAAGGATCTGTTGGTTCATCATTGGTGAACGCCTCGCTCTCACTAATGCTGTTGTTATTCTTCTCAAGCGCTTGTGAATAACTCAGATAATAATTATAGAGATCTTCTCTTCTAGAGAACCTCTGAAGATCTTGCGAGGGATTGTGATCATTCTTTTCGTTCCAGCTATCAGCCAATTCACTCAACTCACCCCATTTACACTCTACTATGGGATCATTTGCATCTTGTGGCAATGTTTTATTGAATCTTCCATTTATCAAATAACTGATATATGGCTTCGAATGGAACTCCAGTAGGTCATCCTTAGCAATGTAAGGAAATGCTAACACTTCGTCAAATCGCTGAAGAAGATCGTACGCGTTTAATAGGGAATACGTCAGCTGtgatttttgatgattgtTACATGGGAGTAAATCAGCTACTTGAGACTGAAATATCGATGTTGATATGACCAATTTCGACATGGTGATTACCTAGAGGCAACAGAGGCTTGTTACTAAATATTTaagtactttttttcttaattcctgtttcttattttttttagtttttttcattactcTATTTCACTCTAAGTCGTAATTCAAAGAATACTCCCTAGCAAAGCTCAATAAAAGTACTTAGCTAAataaacatatatatgtgaATTCTTCCTAATTTAATTCCTTGGCAGCCCAGGTTGGTAGGACAAATGAAGCTTCGTGAATTCTCTTGTTATAGTATCTGTATAACTCaccttccttttcttcagaGATTTCACGTAGTGGCTTCTTGACATTGCAGGTTTTATCTTTGGAACAAACCATAAAACCAATTGTACCAGTTGGGTAAGTTGGAATAGTAACAAAAGAGTATTCGGCAACTGGGAAAACTTCAGAACATGCTTTCTTTAGGTCTTTAATGATTGGCAAGTGGATCCACATACTTTCTGCTTGGGTTGTGATTACACCCTTTTCCGTCAAAGCACTGTTCAACAATTCGAAATATTCCTTCTGGAATAGAGTTTCAGCAGGACCTTCTGGGTCAGAAGAGTCAGTAATGATTACATCGAAAGTGTTTTGGTAATCTCTTAAGAATTGGAAACCATCACCGATGTGAGTCTTAACCTTTGGGTGGGAATAAGAGGCAGCCATATCTGGTAGATACTCCTTTGATAGTCTGATAACAGCTTCATCAATGTCACATAACCAGGCTTCCTCGACGGATTCGTGCTTAACAACTTCTCTCAAGACACCACCATCACCCCCACCAATAACAAGAACCTTCTTAGGGTTTGGATGGGAGTTCAGGGCAAGATGGGCAATCATTTCTTGATAGGCAAATTCATCCCTTTCGGTGGCTTGAATGACATTGTCTAAAACCAAAACGTTACCATAGGTAGTGGACTTAAAGATCAAAACATCTTGGTATTTCGACTTCTCATGGTGTAAAACTTTCTCTACTTTCAAAGTCATGGCTTGGCCTGGCCACATGGTATCAGAAATTTCTCTGAACCAGCCGTCTACTATAGTTGGGTGAGTGATTTCTTGTGCCATTAGATTTATTGCTTATCAGTGCTTGCTCTTTTCAACTGAATTACTGTGTTAAACGTACAAGAGGCTAAATTATTAAGTTAGTTTTACCTCACAGTTATTCCTTATCTCATGCCAACAACAtttttagagaaaaaaatgaaaggtgaaaaaaaaatttttttctcaagCAAAGAAATGAGGAGTTCCTTAAATCATGCAGGTGCAGAATATTGATGTAGAGAATCGCGTTTGTATGTTGTTCTAATCTTGTATTTGCGAACAGGCATTTGATGCTTTAAAAATTGCAATTGAACTTTTTGCGAAATCTtgcaacattttttttgccagaATGTAATTGCAAGtgattaatttttcaaaacttaAAATGAATGTTACCTATTAAGGAACGTTTgtgtttgaaaaagaagaagctcTCATTCAAAGCAAGAAGAACATAAGGTAAAAACTAACAAAGCCCTTTTGGAGAATGGTGGAAGGAGACTCTTATGTGGAGACTCTAGACTCCATGATTGAATTGTTCAAGGATTACAAGCCTGGTTCCATAACTTTGGAGAATATAACAAGACTCTGTCAGACGTTGGGCCTCGAGTCTTTTACAGAAGAATTGAGTAATGAACTTTCAAGACTCTCCACTGCATCCAAAATTATCGTGATAGATGTTGACTACAATAAGAAGCAAGACAGAATTCAAGACGTTAAGCTCGTACTAGCATCtaattttgataattttgaCTACTTTAACCAACGAAATGGGGAACATGAAAAAAGTAACATTCTTCTGAACTCCTTAACAAAGTATCCTGATTTGAAAGCCTTTCATAACAATTTGAAGTTTCTATATCTTTTAGATGCATACTCACACATTGAGTCCGATTCTACCTCCCATAATAATGCTTCCTCTGACAAAAGTTTAGATTCAAGCAATGGTTCTCTTAACAACCAAGGTAAACTTGATCTTTTCAAGTATTTTACGGAACTTTCACACTATATTAGACAATATTTCCAAGACAACTGTTGCGACTTTATAGTCAGGACCAATTTAAACGACAAATTTggaatatatattttaacCCAGGACAGGAATGGTAAGGAGGTGCCTTTAGCTAAGGTTTATTTAGATGAGAATAAAAGCGATTTACAGTACAGATTCTATGAGTATATATACTCACAGGAAACCAAATCCTGGATAAATGAATCTGCTGAGAACTTTTCAAACGGAATTTCTTTAGTTATGGAGATAGCAGCAAACGCTAAGGAAGATAATTGTACAGATTTAATCTGGTTTCCTGAAGATTTCATATCACCAGAGCTTATTATAGATAAAGTTACAGGTTCATCAAGTTCGTCTTCTTCGCCACCTATAattgatttattttcaaacaaTAACTACAATAGTAGGATACACCTGATGAATGATTTTACAACGAAGTTAATCAATATTAAGAAATTTGACATTAGCAATGACAACCTAGATCTAATCTCTGAGATACTAAAATGGGTCCAATGGTCGAGGATAGTACTCCAAAATGTTTTTAAACTAATCTCCACTCccaattcaaatttgaactCACCAGGACTTGAACCTGACCACTCGGCTCCATTCTCCACCTTGGCTAAAGacaaaatttcttcaacatctAAAACGGAACCGATCCCAAGGACTAACAGACATGGAAGTGTAGTTGAGGCCTCTAGAAGGAGGCGTTCCTCAACAAATAAGAGTAAACGTCCCAGTATAACTGAAGCAATGATGCTTAAAGAAGAGGGTCTACAACAATTTAATTTGCATGAAATTTTATCTGAACCCGCAatagaggaagaaaatggagAAAGTATCAAAGCGCAGTCTTCAACTACGGAAGGTGGAAATGACCTTGGATTTACCGCCTCTGTTtcaaatcaagaaaatgcAGAAAATGATATTGTGATGGAAGATGACAGTGTACTACAAGGTACTAGTACAGATTATGGTGGTGAACCGGTGGAAGGAGCAGACATAGAAATGAAAGACGTTAGCTCTAAGCCTAATCAAGCTGAGTCATCGGTCTTACAATTAATTGTAAGTGAAGATCATATTACTCTCGACACTATTTCTGAATGTAATTTGTATGATGATGTGAAGTGCTGGAACAGGtttatcaagaaattcCAGGATATTGTTAGCTGACCAATCCATTTATGGAGTGCTTCAGATTTTCATTGTATGCCGTAACACTCGATGAAATTTAGGTTTGCATATACTTGTGAAATGCAGAGGGCATGTTTTTCACTCGTCATGTGACTGGGTTTATTCAGCGTGGTCCACAATCGAAAAAAGATGGAAGTTAAAATAAATGAGTCTGCGAACTGAGCCATAACTGTCTTCATTTTCCGTTATATAATGACACACCTTTCTTACTGTGAGTAATACAACAAAACAGGAAAAGGGgtaaaacaagaataatTAATAGGGCAGATAAGAGGGTTTGATATTATAATTACATATATAGACCCTTTTCTATTCtgcattttctttctataGCGAGCTTCATGTATCAAGATCTTAGAGAGACTAATTACCGAGATGCGAGTAGTCTCTTGGTAGAAAAGAGATCAGCTTCCGCTGCTTACTATTTCAACggaaaaaagttgaagCTGGAACAACTTTTTTCACTGCCGAGAataaattatataaaaagaaggacCCTTTTTACTTAAAGTGTCTCTGTTGAATATTTCCATCCTCGAGATAATCGGTAGCGCAATtatgcaaaatatcaaagaagacaaaAGCACGATTCCTGCTCCTAATAAGGATGCTATATTGCCGCCGTTGGCCATCAGATTTACTGTCAAAGTAATGCGGTTGTATTTCATCACAAAAATGCTTCGATGTTCATTTCAACCGTTTTTTGCACTTAAAATGCAGAAAGCAGATAGCAGTTTTATTTGGCTGATAGTATATTCAATGTTTGTTTCCATTTGGGCATTTGCTATATGGATGGAAAGAGCATATAGAAATAAGATTAATCTACAGCCTCCACGGTGTACTAAGATAACATGCTCTCGTTGCAACACGAGAAGAAAACACCCTAAGTGGTTCAAATATAAGAATTGGACgtattttttcctattatACCTTTCTCTGACCCTTTTTAATCTCTTCATGCAGATAGCATACTTTGCAAAAGAACTGGATAGTCGGGGAGAgcttttcttgaaaagaaaacaccAAATAATGATGACTATTTAGTGGCAATCGTGCTACTGGCTTTCGTGCTACTGGCGACTGTTGTGATTTTCGTAGTAATTCATTGGGCGACGGCCCATGTGTTCCAAGAGTATTACTTACATAACGGCCCACTAGAAACGGGTGATAGTACTTCTACcgatgaaaagaaatcgGCGAATGAAAGGGCCATAATTTAACTTCATATTAGTTTTCATATAGTACTGTTGCGCTCATTGGACGTTTTTTAACAGCTTTTGagtgtttcttttccaacATTGTTTGATATGAAACTGAGAAATGGTGAATATCGAGATAACTGTTGGGATTCTATTGTTGataaaggctataatagTAGGTATACAGACCATACTCCTCGAGGATGTGGGAATCCGCAAAAGGACGTCGATAattttacataataatattattacttcttcctttattttatatgttgtcatccattatcctattactgagaattgggtgaataattagataattgttgggattccacttttactaaaggctataatattagatatacagaatatactagaagttctcctcgacgatataggaatccacaaaagggaatcgatagttctacatagtgttattattttatcttctttctttttatatgttgtcattcattatcctattacattatcaatccttgcatttcagcttccattagattggatgactgtttctcaatctttatgccatcctcttgcaccgtatgtaataatataatactaaatagatgatattagaacttcattccaacagtaATGTACTCGCAGCCATTATGGGGGAAGTTTCACTAGTTAAGATGCTGACCTTTACTAGTAGGTATTATAGTTCAATTCACTTAGAGTATTTTAGGCACTATGGCCGAGTGGTTAAGGCGACAGACTTGAAATCTGTTGGGCTCTGCCCGCGCTGGTTCAAATCCTGCTGGTGTCGTTACTTTTTGAGagtatcatttttttaatagtCACTACGTTAGCATAGTTTCTTTTACAATTATAGAAGCACAcatatcttgaaaaaataagaggTAATAGAACAATATGGACTTGCGAGTGTTCCACCAAAGCGATAAAGTAACACATCAACCTGTTTAATCACATTTCCTCTGAGAGTTCGCATTCGTTATGAAGTGCGTCATAAACGTTCGAACCTGATCATGTGATGCAAAACAATGTATTACCCTTCCTTATTGATTTTTCGACCATCCTCTAATTTTGGCTACGAAACTTTTTATAGCATAGGAGCACTTCCACATTTGGTACAATAAACTAATCCAGGTAATAGCAACAAGATCAAACGGCATCCATTCCGCGTCAACAAATAATTAGGAACTGTAATTGAaccatttttgttattttatttttgttgattgCATGAAACAACCGCTCATTCTATCATGTCTCAAAGGAAGCTACAACAGGATATTGATaagcttttgaagaaagtaaAGGAAGGAATTGAAGATTTCGATGAcatatatgaaaaatttcaatcaACAGACCCTTCCAATTCTTCGCATAGAGAAAAGCTGGAATCTGACctgaaaagagaaatcaAGAAGCTGCAAAAACATAGAGACCAAATAAAAACATGGCTCAGCAAAGAAGATGTAAAGGATAAACAGAGTGTCTTGATGACTAA encodes the following:
- the HOS1 gene encoding histone deacetylase (Class I histone deacetylase (HDAC) family member~similar to YPR068C), with the protein product MSKLVISTSIFQSQVADLLPCNNHQKSQLTYSLLNAYDLLQRFDEVLAFPYIAKDDLLEFHSKPYISYLINGRFNKTLPQDANDPIVECKWGELSELADSWNEKNDHNPSQDLQRFSRREDLYNYYLSYSQALEKNNNSISESEAFTNDEPTDPYVVDSETKEYNLEGDCPVFSYLPMHCQVIAGATLNLLDHLSPSHRLIGINWDGGRHHAFKQRASGFCYINDVVLLIQRLRKMKLNKITYVDFDLHHGDGVEKAFQYSKQIQTISVHLYEPGFFPGTGSLDDSRKGKNVVNIPLKHGCDDDYLDLIASKIVNPLIERHDPEALIIECGGDGLLGDRFNEWQLTIRGLSRTIINIMKRHPRAHIFLLGGGGYNDLLMSRFYTFLTWCVTKQFSTLRCHDNNLAQDEPFDVCDSDDSEQLIREHELVEMYNEENYQYWIYEMEGSSRMKTLRNDNKVKDMVELMKFYGL
- the SPE3 gene encoding spermidine synthase (Spermidine synthase~similar to YPR069C), yielding MAQEITHPTIVDGWFREISDTMWPGQAMTLKVEKVLHHEKSKYQDVLIFKSTTYGNVLVLDNVIQATERDEFAYQEMIAHLALNSHPNPKKVLVIGGGDGGVLREVVKHESVEEAWLCDIDEAVIRLSKEYLPDMAASYSHPKVKTHIGDGFQFLRDYQNTFDVIITDSSDPEGPAETLFQKEYFELLNSALTEKGVITTQAESMWIHLPIIKDLKKACSEVFPVAEYSFVTIPTYPTGTIGFMVCSKDKTCNVKKPLREISEEKEGELYRYYNKRIHEASFVLPTWAAKELN
- the MED1 gene encoding Med1p (Subunit of the RNA polymerase II mediator complex~similar to YPR070W), whose protein sequence is MVEGDSYVETLDSMIELFKDYKPGSITLENITRLCQTLGLESFTEELSNELSRLSTASKIIVIDVDYNKKQDRIQDVKLVLASNFDNFDYFNQRNGEHEKSNILLNSLTKYPDLKAFHNNLKFLYLLDAYSHIESDSTSHNNASSDKSLDSSNGSLNNQGKLDLFKYFTELSHYIRQYFQDNCCDFIVRTNLNDKFGIYILTQDRNGKEVPLAKVYLDENKSDLQYRFYEYIYSQETKSWINESAENFSNGISLVMEIAANAKEDNCTDLIWFPEDFISPELIIDKVTGSSSSSSSPPIIDLFSNNNYNSRIHLMNDFTTKLINIKKFDISNDNLDLISEILKWVQWSRIVLQNVFKLISTPNSNLNSPGLEPDHSAPFSTLAKDKISSTSKTEPIPRTNRHGSVVEASRRRRSSTNKSKRPSITEAMMLKEEGLQQFNLHEILSEPAIEEENGESIKAQSSTTEGGNDLGFTASVSNQENAENDIVMEDDSVLQGTSTDYGGEPVEGADIEMKDVSSKPNQAESSVLQLIVSEDHITLDTISECNLYDDVKCWNRFIKKFQDIVS